In Anaerolineales bacterium, the following proteins share a genomic window:
- a CDS encoding SDR family NAD(P)-dependent oxidoreductase has translation MTTEKKEPQPLSPLKQALLAVETLQSKLDAVKKAQREPIAVVGLGCHFPGGVNSPEAFWQLLRDGVDAISEIPAERWDIDAYYDADPEAPGKMSTRWGGFVQDVDQFDPQLFGISPREAVSMDPQQRILLETCWKALEHAGQAPDTLDGSRTGVFVGIVNDDYAKLQMAGDGASRIDTYYGSGVGRSIASGRISYVFGLQGPSVSIDTACSSSLVAIHLAVQSLRNQECDMALAAGTNTILSPETSIALSKYHFMAPDGRCKTFDARADGFVRSEGCGVVALKRLSDAQANNDRVLAVILGSAVNQDGASSTLTAPNGPSQEAVVRAALANAGIKPHEVGFIEAHGTGTSLGDPIEVQALGAVLGEGRSPDKPLVIGSVKTNIGHLESAAGVAGFIKLVLALTHREIPPHLHFQTPNPLIPWESLPVTVPTRLMPWQADGRLVGGVSSFGFSGTNAHVILAEPPARSDEPKTESLERSTQLLSLSAQTENALYDLARRYADHFDALPDLSLADTAYTANTGRAALPYRLAVQASTTRDAREKLTAFLDGQIPPGLQSGRVQTTDRPRVAFLFTGQGSQYLNMGRQLYETQPVFRLAMDQCAELLQPYLERPLLEVLFADPASDTAKLIHETAYTQPAIFVIEYALAELWRSWGVTPSAVMGHSVGEYAAACVAGVFSLEDGLKLIAARGRMMQSLPAGGAMAAVFAPEEKVKSAIEAYADRVAIAAFNEPTNIVLSGEATAIRSILDILKEQGVKSHLLTVSHAFHSPLMDPILAEFEAVAKTVTYHSPRIHFVSCLTGELASSNLLTQPDYWRDHIRQPVQFRQGIQALAKLGCEIFLEIGPHPTLLGMAGNCLEENNHLWLPSLRREHNDWSQMLTSLAALYVYGMSINWVGFDQPYVNAGLRRKIHLPHYPFQHRRYWIADKPVHRINARQYQHPILGSRLRSPLKEVQFESTLNAESVSFLNDHRVNGMAIMPATGFIEMGLAAARLGLGFESPILQDVIIHAPLTLQAEGERVVQTILSIEADGRALLQVFSSDAPERSEWQAHLTGTILRQSPQLPVAVVDLELIKKRCTEAMTAVEHYQALDDLSLRFGPSLHGVQHLWRRDGEALGRIRLPEENGSEAKLYTVHPALLDACLQVMSAAMQGKVTTAYLPMSIGSFTLYRKPDLEFWSHVNLEFDAGSPQMLKGQVRLIANDGQLIAEIRDIAMRQAPSNDVQSESPQDWLYTVDWQPIPAVEESRSQSQWRLSELTAPVCAEMKPLSRSFGLRNHHEGIQKLEAMTVPFIINALRELGWNPPLGERVHIEELVSRLGIVSRYRQLMERLLSILAEDGILKLENDGSKSEWEVVRLLEVAGDTPAQLSNSYPTIQTQSTLTQRCGENLSGILTGSVDPLHLLFPDGSTAEAEALYRNSPEAKVFNTLTQKIVAEIAARSMEKPLRILEIGAGTGGATSSVVPGLNGHCAEYVFTDISQVFLHRAREQFSTYPFMRYQLLNIEQDPSTQGLAGQTFDLVLAVNVLHATANLRQTLRHIQQILALGGIALISEVTMPERWIDLTFGLTDGWWRFSDHDLRSAYPLLTREKWVSLLSELKFDEIDIVPEPTDLSTNAIFLARQPLAAAKDNRSWLILADQDGVGARLASRLQERSEECILVYAGDEYQKTSDGWRVDPRRVGDFHQLWQEVVLQGQRDLRGIIHLWSLDIPPLSGEEEDSPIQRQRWGTESALSLVQAIASAAPLEASRLWLVTRKAQFVGPTDVLQIGQSPLWGMAKGIELEFPDWQCKRIDLDDQDAAESQADQLMKELLSGANPENEIAYRSQTRYAVGLNRFTSRAASHASAVTLFGSASGVLDDIVLQSATRRAPDRGEVEIRILASGLNFRDLMNALAMRSDPEPLGGECSGRIVAVGEGVTRFQVGDEVTAIASGSFGSYVTVDADFVALKPAQLSFDEAATIPLAFMTADYALTDIAHLHKGQRVLIHAAAGGVGSAAVQLALRVGADVFGTAGTDEKRAYLKAIGVQHVLDSRTLVFAEEINRLTHGEGVDVILNSLAGEFIPASLSALADRGVFLEIGKRDLWTAEQVAQIKPNAHYHILDLSRFVTENPPLLQILLNRTMDAAQSGSLKPLRFQTFPLERAVEAFRYMAQAKHIGKIVLTQEHTSPLPIRDDASYLITGGLTGLGLLTAQHLADLGARNLVLMGRRQPSEMAREAVTRMEQAGVRVKVVQGDVSRFDDVQDVLRQIKAEMPSLRGIIHSAGVLDDGILLQQRWERFVNVMLPKIDGAWNLHHLTRGLSLDFFVLFSSAASVLGSPGQANHSAANMFMDMLAQYRRQLGLPALSINWGAWSGVGIAAEMQVEKRAGQKGMGMISPQIGIQLLDDLIGENIAQVVVAPIDWDEFARQNPLAEKRTWLTSLVRRDGGNLSSRKMSFPGSESSSLFERLGKTPVNQRREALLEFVEANAKKVLGMSAGDPIDPRQPLEELGLDSLTAVELRNMLGAQLKLERNLPATLVFDYPTIGAITDYLAQDLLNAEGDKPDSKGLIKVETDLVQDIENLSDEEVTRLLSSMK, from the coding sequence ATGACGACTGAAAAAAAAGAACCGCAGCCGCTTTCTCCGTTGAAACAAGCGCTACTTGCTGTCGAAACGCTGCAGTCAAAACTTGATGCTGTTAAAAAGGCTCAGCGCGAACCGATTGCAGTAGTCGGCTTAGGTTGTCATTTCCCAGGCGGAGTAAATAGCCCTGAGGCGTTCTGGCAACTCCTCCGCGATGGTGTGGACGCGATCTCAGAGATCCCCGCTGAACGCTGGGATATCGATGCCTATTACGATGCCGACCCCGAAGCGCCGGGCAAGATGTCCACGCGCTGGGGCGGTTTTGTGCAAGATGTGGACCAGTTCGATCCGCAGTTGTTTGGCATTTCACCGCGTGAAGCTGTGAGCATGGACCCACAGCAGCGCATCCTGCTTGAAACCTGTTGGAAGGCGCTCGAACATGCTGGCCAGGCTCCCGATACATTGGATGGTAGTCGAACCGGTGTTTTTGTGGGAATTGTCAACGATGATTACGCCAAACTACAAATGGCGGGTGATGGCGCATCCCGCATCGACACATACTATGGTTCGGGTGTCGGACGCAGTATTGCCTCCGGGCGTATTTCTTATGTGTTCGGTTTGCAGGGTCCGAGTGTTTCAATCGATACGGCTTGCTCTTCATCGTTGGTCGCGATTCATCTAGCCGTGCAGAGCTTGCGCAACCAGGAATGCGATATGGCGCTCGCCGCCGGGACTAATACGATCCTTAGCCCGGAAACATCCATTGCTCTGTCGAAATATCATTTCATGGCTCCAGACGGCCGCTGTAAAACGTTTGATGCCCGCGCCGATGGATTTGTGCGGAGTGAAGGCTGTGGAGTGGTGGCGCTCAAGCGTCTGTCGGATGCGCAGGCTAACAACGATCGCGTCTTGGCGGTCATTTTGGGATCGGCAGTTAATCAGGATGGCGCTAGTAGCACTCTCACTGCCCCGAATGGACCTTCGCAGGAAGCGGTGGTTCGCGCCGCACTGGCGAACGCTGGAATCAAGCCGCACGAGGTCGGTTTTATAGAAGCGCATGGGACCGGCACTTCACTGGGCGATCCAATTGAAGTACAGGCATTAGGCGCGGTGTTAGGTGAAGGAAGATCGCCCGATAAGCCGTTGGTTATCGGCTCGGTTAAGACGAACATCGGTCATCTCGAATCCGCGGCTGGGGTCGCCGGGTTTATAAAACTTGTCCTTGCGCTGACCCATCGAGAGATTCCGCCTCATTTGCATTTTCAAACTCCGAATCCTCTGATCCCGTGGGAATCCCTCCCCGTGACCGTGCCGACTCGGCTCATGCCCTGGCAGGCTGATGGAAGGCTCGTAGGCGGCGTGAGTTCCTTTGGCTTTAGCGGCACAAACGCGCATGTGATTCTCGCAGAGCCTCCCGCTCGAAGCGATGAACCAAAAACAGAATCGCTGGAGCGCTCGACACAGCTCTTGAGCCTCTCTGCCCAGACGGAAAACGCATTATATGATCTTGCGCGCCGTTATGCGGATCATTTTGATGCCTTGCCCGATCTCTCGCTGGCAGATACTGCCTATACTGCAAATACAGGACGCGCCGCACTGCCATATCGTCTGGCGGTACAGGCATCAACTACCCGGGATGCTCGTGAAAAACTTACGGCATTTCTCGATGGACAGATACCTCCCGGCTTGCAGTCTGGGCGAGTGCAGACTACCGATCGCCCGCGCGTGGCATTTCTTTTCACGGGACAGGGATCGCAATATTTGAATATGGGGCGTCAGTTATATGAGACCCAGCCTGTCTTTCGGCTTGCTATGGATCAATGCGCGGAGTTGCTACAGCCATATCTGGAACGACCTTTGTTGGAGGTCTTGTTCGCAGACCCTGCCTCGGATACTGCGAAGCTGATCCATGAAACAGCATACACTCAGCCCGCTATTTTTGTGATCGAGTATGCCTTGGCTGAGTTGTGGCGCTCATGGGGTGTTACGCCCTCCGCGGTGATGGGACACAGTGTGGGCGAGTATGCTGCGGCATGTGTGGCTGGCGTCTTTAGCCTGGAGGATGGACTCAAATTGATTGCTGCGCGCGGGCGTATGATGCAGTCGCTTCCTGCTGGCGGCGCCATGGCAGCTGTATTCGCCCCAGAAGAGAAAGTAAAAAGCGCTATTGAAGCCTATGCCGACCGTGTAGCAATCGCCGCCTTCAATGAGCCGACCAATATCGTACTTTCCGGTGAAGCCACTGCGATACGATCGATTCTGGACATACTCAAGGAGCAAGGTGTTAAATCACATCTGCTAACCGTTTCGCACGCTTTCCATTCTCCGCTCATGGACCCAATTCTGGCGGAATTCGAGGCTGTTGCAAAGACAGTTACCTACCATTCGCCACGTATCCACTTTGTTTCCTGCCTAACCGGGGAACTTGCTTCCTCTAATCTGTTAACCCAGCCTGATTATTGGCGCGATCATATCCGTCAGCCTGTTCAGTTTAGACAGGGGATACAGGCGCTGGCAAAACTAGGATGTGAGATCTTTCTCGAGATTGGACCTCATCCCACACTATTGGGAATGGCTGGAAACTGTCTCGAAGAAAACAATCATCTCTGGTTGCCGTCGTTGCGTAGAGAACATAACGATTGGTCTCAAATGTTGACCAGCCTTGCCGCGCTGTATGTGTACGGCATGAGTATCAACTGGGTCGGTTTTGATCAGCCGTATGTCAACGCAGGCTTGCGACGGAAGATTCATCTGCCACATTATCCTTTCCAACATCGGCGTTACTGGATTGCCGACAAACCTGTTCATCGGATTAATGCCAGGCAGTATCAACACCCAATTTTGGGGAGTCGTCTGCGCTCGCCTCTCAAAGAGGTCCAATTCGAGTCGACGCTTAACGCCGAATCGGTTTCCTTCCTCAATGATCATCGTGTGAATGGAATGGCGATTATGCCCGCGACAGGGTTTATCGAGATGGGGCTGGCAGCAGCGCGGCTGGGGTTGGGATTCGAATCGCCTATCTTGCAGGATGTGATCATTCATGCACCCCTCACGCTTCAAGCCGAGGGGGAACGCGTCGTTCAAACTATCTTGAGCATCGAGGCGGATGGACGGGCTTTGCTTCAAGTGTTCAGCAGTGATGCCCCGGAGCGCTCAGAGTGGCAAGCGCATCTTACAGGCACAATCCTGCGGCAGTCGCCGCAATTGCCGGTCGCAGTTGTGGATCTGGAACTTATCAAGAAACGTTGTACAGAAGCGATGACGGCGGTTGAGCATTATCAAGCGTTGGATGATCTTTCCCTCCGCTTCGGTCCGAGCCTACACGGGGTGCAACATCTCTGGAGACGGGATGGTGAAGCGTTGGGTCGCATCCGCTTGCCGGAAGAGAATGGCAGTGAGGCGAAGTTATATACCGTTCACCCAGCCCTGTTGGACGCCTGTTTGCAAGTGATGAGCGCCGCCATGCAAGGCAAGGTGACTACGGCTTATCTCCCAATGAGCATCGGCTCGTTCACACTGTATCGTAAACCCGATTTGGAATTTTGGAGTCACGTCAACCTAGAATTTGACGCCGGATCGCCACAAATGTTGAAAGGGCAGGTACGCCTCATTGCAAATGATGGACAGTTAATTGCTGAGATCCGTGATATTGCCATGCGTCAGGCGCCGAGTAATGACGTGCAATCCGAATCACCCCAAGATTGGCTGTACACCGTAGACTGGCAACCTATCCCGGCGGTCGAGGAGAGTCGCTCGCAAAGCCAGTGGAGGCTTTCCGAACTTACCGCCCCTGTCTGCGCTGAGATGAAACCCTTGAGCCGATCTTTTGGTTTGAGGAATCACCACGAGGGGATTCAAAAGTTGGAAGCGATGACCGTGCCATTTATCATCAACGCGTTGCGTGAGCTGGGATGGAACCCTCCGCTGGGGGAACGTGTTCACATCGAGGAATTGGTATCCAGATTAGGGATCGTGAGTCGTTATCGTCAATTGATGGAACGGCTCTTATCCATTCTCGCGGAGGATGGCATACTCAAACTTGAAAATGACGGCAGTAAATCTGAATGGGAAGTGGTTCGCCTTTTGGAAGTTGCAGGCGACACTCCTGCACAATTATCCAATAGTTACCCAACGATCCAAACCCAGTCCACGTTGACCCAGCGTTGTGGCGAAAACTTGAGTGGGATTTTAACGGGCAGTGTAGACCCGTTGCATTTGCTTTTTCCAGATGGTTCGACGGCTGAAGCGGAGGCGCTGTATCGCAATTCTCCAGAAGCCAAAGTTTTCAATACGTTGACTCAAAAGATCGTGGCTGAAATTGCCGCTCGCTCGATGGAGAAGCCTCTGCGGATTTTAGAAATTGGCGCGGGGACCGGTGGCGCTACATCGTCGGTCGTACCAGGGTTGAACGGGCATTGTGCAGAGTATGTCTTCACGGATATTTCGCAAGTATTTCTACATCGCGCCCGGGAGCAGTTCAGCACCTATCCCTTTATGCGCTACCAGTTGCTCAATATCGAACAGGATCCGTCCACTCAGGGATTGGCTGGACAAACATTTGATCTTGTCTTGGCAGTAAATGTTTTGCACGCCACCGCCAACCTACGCCAGACACTGCGCCATATTCAACAGATACTTGCCCTCGGCGGAATTGCGCTGATCTCGGAAGTGACGATGCCGGAGCGCTGGATCGACCTCACTTTTGGACTGACGGATGGCTGGTGGCGTTTCAGCGACCATGACCTGCGATCTGCCTATCCGCTGCTTACGCGTGAAAAATGGGTCAGTTTACTCAGTGAGTTGAAATTTGATGAGATCGATATCGTGCCGGAACCCACAGACCTTTCAACGAATGCGATCTTCCTTGCCCGTCAGCCGCTTGCTGCTGCTAAAGACAATAGAAGTTGGCTAATTCTTGCCGACCAAGATGGCGTAGGCGCGCGGTTGGCATCTCGCCTGCAAGAGCGCAGTGAAGAATGTATCCTTGTGTATGCCGGCGATGAATATCAAAAAACATCGGATGGCTGGCGAGTTGATCCTAGGCGTGTAGGCGATTTCCATCAATTGTGGCAGGAGGTTGTCCTACAGGGGCAACGAGACCTGCGCGGAATCATCCATTTGTGGAGTTTAGATATCCCGCCATTAAGCGGTGAAGAAGAGGATTCTCCCATCCAGCGCCAACGATGGGGGACAGAAAGCGCTCTCTCTCTTGTGCAGGCAATTGCTTCTGCCGCGCCGTTAGAGGCAAGCAGGCTCTGGCTGGTCACACGCAAGGCTCAATTTGTAGGACCAACCGATGTATTACAAATCGGTCAATCTCCGCTATGGGGTATGGCAAAAGGGATCGAGTTGGAATTCCCAGACTGGCAGTGTAAACGCATTGACCTAGACGATCAGGATGCCGCAGAATCGCAGGCGGACCAACTGATGAAGGAACTCTTGTCAGGCGCGAACCCCGAGAACGAGATCGCCTATCGTAGCCAGACCCGCTATGCTGTCGGGTTGAACCGCTTTACATCGCGTGCCGCATCCCACGCGTCGGCAGTCACGCTCTTTGGCTCTGCCAGCGGAGTGCTAGACGATATTGTTTTACAGTCTGCAACTCGGCGCGCGCCCGACCGAGGAGAAGTGGAGATTCGCATCCTGGCAAGCGGATTGAACTTCCGCGACTTGATGAATGCGCTTGCCATGCGCAGCGACCCGGAGCCGCTTGGCGGCGAGTGTAGCGGACGTATCGTTGCTGTGGGGGAAGGGGTGACGCGATTCCAGGTCGGTGACGAAGTGACTGCTATTGCCAGCGGTAGTTTCGGCAGTTATGTGACAGTGGATGCGGATTTTGTTGCCCTCAAACCGGCTCAACTCAGTTTTGACGAAGCGGCTACTATTCCTCTGGCGTTTATGACCGCCGACTATGCTCTTACCGATATCGCTCACCTGCACAAAGGACAGCGTGTGCTCATCCATGCGGCGGCAGGCGGCGTGGGATCGGCCGCAGTGCAGTTGGCGTTGCGAGTCGGCGCGGATGTTTTCGGTACAGCCGGCACGGATGAGAAAAGAGCCTATCTCAAAGCGATTGGCGTCCAGCATGTGCTGGATTCGCGGACGCTTGTCTTTGCCGAGGAAATTAATAGATTGACGCACGGCGAAGGTGTGGATGTGATTCTGAATTCACTGGCGGGTGAATTCATTCCAGCCAGTCTTTCAGCGCTTGCCGATCGGGGCGTGTTTCTGGAGATTGGAAAACGCGACCTATGGACAGCGGAACAGGTCGCGCAGATCAAGCCGAATGCGCACTACCATATTCTTGACCTTTCCCGCTTTGTTACGGAAAATCCGCCGCTTCTACAGATATTGCTAAACAGGACAATGGATGCCGCGCAGAGCGGCAGTCTGAAACCGCTGCGCTTTCAAACTTTTCCGCTGGAGCGGGCGGTTGAGGCGTTCCGGTATATGGCGCAGGCGAAGCACATCGGGAAGATCGTTCTGACTCAGGAACATACTAGTCCATTGCCTATCCGTGACGATGCCAGTTATTTGATCACCGGCGGGCTGACCGGACTCGGTTTGCTGACCGCGCAGCATCTGGCTGACCTAGGCGCGAGGAACCTGGTTTTGATGGGACGACGCCAACCTTCAGAGATGGCTCGAGAAGCCGTTACCCGTATGGAACAAGCCGGAGTGCGCGTCAAGGTCGTGCAAGGTGATGTATCCCGGTTCGATGATGTGCAGGATGTTCTACGCCAGATCAAGGCGGAGATGCCCTCGTTGCGTGGAATTATCCACTCGGCTGGCGTTCTCGATGATGGCATTCTCTTGCAACAGCGGTGGGAGCGCTTTGTCAACGTTATGCTTCCCAAGATCGATGGCGCTTGGAATTTGCATCACTTGACTCGCGGCCTCTCGCTGGATTTCTTTGTTTTGTTCTCGTCGGCAGCCTCTGTTCTTGGTTCACCGGGACAGGCAAATCACTCCGCCGCGAATATGTTCATGGACATGCTTGCGCAATATCGTCGGCAACTTGGATTGCCTGCCCTGAGTATCAACTGGGGAGCCTGGTCTGGTGTGGGCATTGCCGCGGAAATGCAGGTGGAGAAGCGCGCCGGTCAAAAGGGCATGGGGATGATCTCCCCACAAATAGGGATTCAACTTCTCGATGATTTAATCGGCGAAAACATTGCTCAGGTTGTTGTGGCGCCAATTGATTGGGACGAATTCGCCAGGCAAAACCCCTTAGCCGAAAAACGAACCTGGCTAACCTCCTTGGTCCGCAGGGATGGGGGGAACCTTTCTTCTCGAAAAATGAGTTTCCCCGGGAGTGAATCTTCCAGCCTGTTTGAGCGTCTTGGTAAAACTCCCGTTAATCAAAGGCGCGAGGCGCTTTTGGAATTCGTGGAAGCGAATGCTAAAAAAGTCCTGGGAATGAGCGCAGGCGACCCCATTGATCCCCGGCAACCGCTTGAAGAACTTGGGTTGGACTCGCTCACCGCGGTGGAGTTACGAAACATGCTAGGCGCTCAACTTAAGTTGGAACGTAACCTGCCAGCCACCCTCGTCTTTGATTATCCTACCATCGGCGCAATCACGGATTATCTGGCGCAGGACCTGCTGAACGCGGAAGGCGATAAACCAGATTCGAAGGGTTTGATAAAAGTCGAGACCGACTTGGTGCAGGATATTGAAAACCTTTCTGATGAAGAAGTGACTCGGTTGCTTTCGAGTATGAAGTGA